In Heliangelus exortis chromosome Z, bHelExo1.hap1, whole genome shotgun sequence, a genomic segment contains:
- the S1PR3 gene encoding sphingosine 1-phosphate receptor 3 — translation MAEVTMQPDAVDGPQENEEMDSLIVLHYNYTGKLILKEKATDKVDPPTITFLILCSFIVLENLMVLIAIWKNNRFHNRMYFFIANLALCDLLAGIVYKVNILMSGKKTLRLSPTIWFIREGSMFVALGASTLSLLAIAIERHLTMIKMRPYDANKKYRVFLLIGTCWLISIALGALPILGWNCISNLPDCSTILPLYSKKYVAFCISIFIAILVAIVILYARIYILVKSSSRNVTTHHTSERSMTLLRTVVIVVSVFIACWSPLFILFLIDVACRVKECAVLFKAHWFIALAVINSAMNPIIYTLASREMRRAFFRLVCGCLIKSQVARAVPIQAIPEYSRSKSSSSNTQKPKEDFPPMEVPVCISEPNESSSHSGSFYK, via the coding sequence ATGGCAGAAGTTACCATGCAACCCGATGCCGTTGACGGCCctcaagaaaatgaagagatGGACTCACTGATCGTACTGCATTATAATTACACAGGAAAGctcattttaaaggaaaaggcAACTGATAAAGTAGACCCACCCACTATCACATTTCTGATCCTATGTAGTTTCATAGTTCTGGAAAACTTGATGGTGTTGATTGCTATATGGAAAAACAATAGATTTCACAACCGCATGTACTTCTTTATTGCCAATCTAGCCCTCTGTGATCTTTTAGCTGGAATTGTTTACAAAGTAAACATTCTTATGtctggcaaaaaaaccctgagattGTCCCCCACAATCTGGTTCATTAGAGAAGGTAGTATGTTTGTTGCCCTGGGAGCCTCCACTTTGAGCTTATTGGCTATAGCTATTGAGCGTCATTTGACCATGATTAAAATGAGGCCTTATGACGCAAACAAAAAATATCGAGTGTTCCTTCTCATTGGTACATGCTGGCTTATTTCAATTGCATTGGGTGCCTTACCCATTCTTGGCTGGAACTGCATCAGTAACTTACCAGATTGCTCAACAATTTTGCCTCTGTACTCTAAGAAGTATGTTGCGTTCTGTATTAGCATATTCATAGCTATTTTGGTTGCCATTGTCATTCTTTATGCCCGTATCTACATCCTGGTAAAGTCCAGCAGCCGTAATGTCACTACCCACCATACCTCAGAGCGTTCCATGACACTCCTTAGGACCGTTGTGATTGTTGTTAGTGTCTTCATTGCCTGTTGGTCACCACTCTTCATCCTGTTCCTCATTGATGTGGCCTGTAGAGTCAAGGAGTGCGCTGTTTTGTTCAAAGCCCACTGGTTTATTGCTCTTGCTGTTATCAATTCTGCAATGAACCCTATCATCTACACTCTGGCCAGTAGGGAGATGCGTCGGGCTTTCTTTCGCCTTGTTTGTGGCTGCCTCATTAAATCCCAGGTGGCCAGAGCTGTGCCCATTCAGGCCATACCAGAGTACAGTCGCAGtaaatccagcagcagcaacacccAGAAGCCGAAGGAGGATTTCCCACCAATGGAAGTTCCCGTATGTATCTCTGAGCCAAATGAATCTTCCTCACACAGTGGAAGCTTCTATAAGTAG